One part of the Cyprinus carpio isolate SPL01 chromosome B12, ASM1834038v1, whole genome shotgun sequence genome encodes these proteins:
- the xrcc6 gene encoding X-ray repair cross-complementing protein 6, with protein MAEWRQYYQNEDDEVEEDEEDSGGDYKISGRDSLVFLVDASKEMFIKSEDGETSNFDMTMQCVRSVYTSKIISSDKDLVALVFYGTEQSKNPRNSFKHVYVYHDLDSPGSQRVLDIDKLLGEKGAQFAEKTIGSGETSLGEALWCCSNLYSDIKLRLSHKRLMIFTCRDDPHGGDGAKDRQARTKAADLKETGVVIDLMHLTKPGGFDVSLFFCDIVSPPEDESELGLQIEPCRKLEDLQKRVRAKELKKRSQSRLTFSLGEGVNLAVGVYVLARTATKPSAVKLHRDTNEPVRTKTRYFHAHNGGILLPNDMKRAQVYGKKQIVMEKDEVDEIKKFDDPGLVLMGFKPMDRLKLHHHIRPALFIYPEEEQISGSSCVFTALLLKCSEKNVFALCRYIPRRNTPPRFVALVPQREELDQSQTQATPPGFNVIFLPFADDIRTLDAHVGPTASDEQVDKMKEIVHKLGFKYKSDSFENPVLQQHYRNLEALALNMLEPEPIEDLTMPKVQMMDARLGPLAQEFKDLVYPPGYNPEGKPAAKRKTAESGGGAAEKKPKAEISEEELKNHVAKCTLGKLTVPVLKDACKQFGIRTTGTKKQELIDALTMQLSK; from the exons ATGGCGGAGTGGAGACAGTACTATCAAAACGAAGACGATGAGGTTGAGGAGGACGAAGAGGATTCTGGAG GTGATTACAAAATCAGTGGCCGCGACAGTCTGGTGTTTTTGGTTGATGCATCCAAAGAGATGTTCATCAAGAGTGAGGATggagaaacatcaaattttgacaTGACTATGCAG TGTGTGCGCAGTGTGTACACTAGTAAGATCATAAGCAGTGACAAAGACCTGGTCGCTTTGGTGTTCTATGGGACTGAGCAGAGCAAGAATCCAAGAAATTCCTTCAAGCATGTCTACGTCTACCATGACTTGGATTCACCTG GATCTCAACGTGTACTGGATATTGATAAACTGCTGGGTGAGAAAGGAGCTCAGTTCGCTGAAAAGACCATTGGCAGTGGCGAAACATCCCTCGGAGAGGCTCTGTGGTGCTGCTCCAACCTTTACAGTGACATCAAGTTGCGACTGTCACACAAGCGCCTGATGATCTTCACTTGCAGGGATGACCCTCACGGAGGAGACGGTGCTAAAGACAGACAGGCTCGTACAAAGGCTGCTGACCTTAAAGAGACAG GTGTGGTCATAGACTTGATGCACCTTACAAAGCCAGGAGGTTTTGATGTTTCCCTGTTCTTCTGTGACATCGTAAGCCCTCCAGAAGATGAAAGCGAGCTTGGCCTCCAGATTGAGCCCTGCAGGAAACTCGAAGACTTGCAGAAGAGGGTCAGAGCTAAAGAGTTGAAGAAAAGATCTCAAAGCAG GTTAACATTCTCTCTTGGAGAAGGTGTCAATCTGGCAGTCGGTGTGTATGTGTTGGCCAGGACTGCCACCAAACCTTCTGCTGTCAAGCTTCACAGAGATACTAACGAACCAGTGCGCACTAAAACCCGTTACTTCCATGCCCATAATGGGGGGATACTTTTGCCAAATGATATGAAGAGGGCACAG GTTTATGGGAAGAAACAGATTGTGATGGAAAAGGATGAGGTGGATGAGATTAAGAAGTTTGATGATCCAGGTTTGGTTCTGATGGGGTTTAAGCCCATGGACCGTCTCAAACTGCACCATCATATACGGCCCGCGCTCTTCATATACCCTGAGGAAGAGCAGATATCAG GAAGCTCCTGTGTGTTTACAGCTCTGCTTTTGAAGTGcagtgaaaaaaatgtatttgcattgtgcAGATACATTCCTCGTCGTAACACTCCTCCTCGCTTTGTGGCACTAGTTCCTCAGAGAGAAGAACTGGATCAGAGTCAAACTCAGGCAACACCTCCAG GCTTCAATGTGATATTTCTTCCCTTTGCTGATGACATACGCACTCTGGATGCTCACGTGGGTCCCACAGCCTCTGATGAGCAGGTGGacaagatgaaggagattgtgcACAAGCTCGGCTTTAAATACAA GAGTGATTCATTTGAAAACCCAGTCCTACAACAGCACTACAGGAACCTGGAGGCTTTGGCTCTGAATATGCTTGAACCCGAGCCCATTGAGGATTTAACAA TGCCCAAGGTACAAATGATGGATGCTCGTCTTGGTCCATTGGCTCAAGAGTTCAAAGATTTAGTCTATCCTCCTGGTTATAACCCAGAAGGGAAGCCTGCGGCTAAACGCAAAACTG CTGAATCTGGTGGTGGTGCTGCTGAAAAGAAGCCAAAAGCAGAGATATCTGAGGAAGAGCTGAAAAACCATGTGGCAAAGTGCACCTTGGGAAAACTGACAGTGCCTGTGCTAAAAGATGCATGCAAGCAGTTTGGAATACGTACAACAGGAACCAAGAAACAGGAGCTTATAGATGCCCTGACCATGCAACTCTCCAAATAA